In Chryseobacterium lactis, a single genomic region encodes these proteins:
- a CDS encoding aconitate hydratase → MTFDIDMIKKVYERYPERIAAARQIVGKPLTLSEKILYTHLWEGNATQAHERGNSYVDFAPDRVAMQDATAQMALLQFMQAGKTKVAVPSTAHADHLIQAKVGADKDLQEGINKNSEVFNFLSSVCDKYGIGFWKPGAGIIHQVVLENYAFPGGMMIGTDSHTVNAGGLGMVAIGVGGADAVDVMAGMAWELKMPKLIGVKLTGKMNGWTSAKDVILKVAGILTVKGGTGCIVEYFGEGAESLSATGKGTICNMGAEVGATTSTFGYDDSMRRYLSATGRQDVVDAADKIAEHLTGDAEVYANPEQYFDQLIEINLSELTPHLNGPFTPDLATPVAEFRAKAEANGWPLEVEWALIGSCTNSSYEDLSRAASIVEDAVAKGVKPKAILGINPGSEQVKFTAERDGFLNSFRKFENARIFTNACGPCIGQWDREGADKGEKNSIIHSFNRNFAKRADGNPNTHAFVASPEMVAAVAISGRLDFNPITDTLTNEAGEQIKLDEPKGFELPAKGFAVDDNGYQAPSADGSGVVVNVSPTSDRLQLLEEFPAWDGKNIEGAKVLIKAFGKCTTDHISMAGPWLKYRGHLDNISNNMLIGAVNAYNMETNHVKNELTGEYGEVPAVQRAYKAAGVPTIVVGDQNYGEGSSREHAAMEPRHLGVKAVLVKSFARIHETNLKKQGMLGITFANEADYDKIQEDDTVNFLDLDQFAPGKQLTLEFVHKDGTKDIIIANHTYNDQQIEWFKAGSALNLIKQQEK, encoded by the coding sequence ATGACTTTTGATATTGATATGATCAAAAAAGTGTATGAGCGTTACCCTGAAAGAATTGCTGCGGCAAGACAAATTGTGGGAAAACCTCTTACCCTTTCAGAAAAAATCCTTTACACCCACCTTTGGGAAGGAAATGCTACACAAGCTCATGAAAGAGGAAACTCTTATGTAGACTTCGCACCAGACAGAGTAGCAATGCAGGATGCCACTGCACAGATGGCACTTTTGCAATTTATGCAGGCAGGAAAAACCAAAGTAGCTGTTCCTTCAACAGCTCACGCAGATCACCTGATTCAAGCGAAAGTAGGTGCTGACAAAGATTTACAGGAAGGTATCAACAAAAACTCTGAGGTATTCAACTTTCTGAGTTCTGTATGTGATAAATACGGAATCGGATTCTGGAAACCGGGAGCTGGTATTATCCACCAGGTGGTATTGGAAAACTATGCTTTCCCCGGAGGAATGATGATTGGTACTGACTCACACACGGTAAATGCCGGTGGACTAGGAATGGTAGCCATCGGAGTTGGTGGTGCTGATGCAGTAGACGTAATGGCCGGAATGGCCTGGGAACTTAAAATGCCAAAACTTATCGGGGTTAAGTTAACCGGTAAAATGAACGGATGGACTTCTGCGAAAGATGTTATCTTAAAAGTTGCAGGAATCCTTACTGTAAAAGGAGGAACAGGATGTATCGTAGAATATTTCGGAGAAGGAGCAGAATCTCTTTCAGCAACCGGTAAAGGAACCATTTGTAATATGGGTGCTGAAGTCGGAGCTACAACCTCAACTTTCGGATACGATGATTCCATGAGAAGATATTTATCGGCTACTGGAAGACAAGATGTTGTAGATGCTGCAGATAAAATTGCTGAACATTTAACAGGTGATGCTGAAGTATATGCTAACCCGGAACAATATTTTGACCAGTTAATTGAAATTAACCTTTCTGAACTTACCCCTCACTTAAATGGACCTTTTACTCCGGACTTAGCGACTCCTGTTGCTGAATTCAGAGCTAAAGCAGAAGCTAACGGATGGCCGCTTGAAGTTGAGTGGGCTCTTATTGGTTCTTGTACCAACTCTTCTTATGAAGATTTATCAAGAGCAGCTTCTATTGTAGAGGATGCAGTTGCTAAAGGTGTAAAACCAAAAGCGATCTTAGGAATCAATCCAGGTTCCGAGCAGGTAAAATTCACAGCAGAAAGAGACGGTTTCTTAAATTCATTCAGAAAATTTGAAAACGCCAGAATATTTACAAACGCTTGCGGACCATGTATCGGACAATGGGATAGAGAAGGTGCTGATAAAGGAGAGAAAAACTCTATTATCCACTCTTTCAACAGAAACTTTGCAAAAAGAGCTGATGGTAACCCGAATACCCACGCATTTGTAGCCTCTCCTGAAATGGTAGCTGCAGTGGCAATTTCCGGAAGATTAGACTTCAATCCAATTACAGATACATTAACCAATGAAGCCGGCGAACAAATAAAGCTTGATGAACCTAAAGGTTTTGAACTTCCGGCAAAAGGGTTCGCAGTGGATGACAACGGATACCAGGCACCATCTGCAGACGGATCAGGTGTTGTAGTTAATGTAAGCCCTACTTCAGACAGACTTCAGTTGTTAGAAGAATTCCCGGCTTGGGATGGTAAAAACATCGAAGGAGCTAAAGTATTGATCAAAGCTTTCGGAAAATGTACTACCGACCACATCTCTATGGCTGGACCATGGTTGAAATACAGAGGTCACCTGGATAATATTTCAAACAACATGTTAATTGGAGCAGTAAATGCTTACAACATGGAAACCAACCACGTTAAAAACGAATTAACGGGTGAATATGGTGAAGTTCCGGCTGTACAAAGAGCTTATAAAGCTGCAGGTGTTCCTACTATCGTTGTAGGAGACCAAAACTATGGCGAAGGTTCTTCAAGAGAGCATGCAGCTATGGAGCCAAGACACCTTGGTGTAAAAGCCGTATTGGTAAAATCATTTGCAAGAATTCATGAAACAAACCTTAAGAAACAAGGGATGTTGGGAATTACTTTCGCCAATGAGGCAGATTATGATAAAATCCAGGAAGATGACACAGTTAACTTCTTAGATCTGGATCAGTTTGCCCCAGGAAAACAATTGACATTAGAATTTGTTCATAAGGACGGAACTAAAGATATCATCATCGCCAACCACACTTATAACGATCAGCAAATTGAATGGTTCAAAGCCGGCTCTGCGCTGAACCTGATTAAACAACAGGAAAAATAA
- a CDS encoding LytR/AlgR family response regulator transcription factor, which produces MDKLKCIIVDDEPLAISLLEQYVKKIPFLDLVFSTENPILALEYIQNNPSDLIFLDIMMPELTGINFMKIVGSKQKYILTTAYSEYALEGYEHNIIDYLLKPISFERFQKSVLKAEERFSFQTTENTHFFVKSSGQQHRIGFDEILYIESIKDYVNIRTGVEEYIVLDTLKSMESQLPEKFVRIHKSFIINLDKVKSIGAKKVILPEFEIPIGDSYRANLLDMLK; this is translated from the coding sequence ATGGATAAGCTCAAATGTATTATTGTGGATGATGAACCTCTGGCGATTTCATTGTTGGAGCAATACGTAAAAAAGATTCCTTTTCTTGACCTGGTTTTTTCTACAGAAAATCCTATTCTGGCTTTAGAATATATTCAGAATAATCCGTCTGATCTGATTTTTCTGGATATTATGATGCCGGAACTTACCGGTATCAATTTTATGAAGATCGTTGGGAGCAAGCAGAAGTATATCCTGACAACTGCTTATTCCGAATATGCACTGGAAGGCTACGAACATAATATTATTGATTATCTTCTGAAGCCTATTTCGTTTGAACGCTTTCAGAAAAGTGTTTTAAAGGCTGAGGAGCGATTTTCATTTCAGACAACGGAAAATACTCATTTCTTCGTTAAATCATCTGGTCAGCAGCATCGTATCGGCTTTGATGAGATCCTTTATATTGAAAGTATTAAAGATTATGTGAATATCAGAACGGGAGTGGAAGAATATATCGTTCTGGACACTCTGAAATCTATGGAGAGTCAGCTTCCCGAAAAATTCGTACGCATTCATAAGTCTTTTATCATCAATCTGGATAAGGTCAAAAGTATTGGGGCGAAAAAAGTAATATTACCTGAATTTGAAATTCCGATAGGAGATAGCTACCGGGCTAATCTGCTGGATATGCTAAAATAG
- a CDS encoding sensor histidine kinase, giving the protein MKKNQIIWILITYWGFNFIGTIITPNFFFPEKNLYNMHVLRVTFFIVKIVTFYLSYLVFFPKIFKLDKPYSVIFVFLLSFLVFVSLRYMIEEVALPATVGFRNYGEKTGLFFYFFDNIYNSSLPTFIAGILWVLGKYGVAENDKKQLLIEKKQAELQALKTQINPHFIFNSLNNIYSLVYQKSEKALPAIEELSQLLRYSTKDLEKDFITLDKEVGYIDSLIGLEKLRIRNPELLLIEKNIQYPHLKISPMLLVPFVENAFKHGDFRDKGFEMRISDHDKVLHFYLLNFKKEKIKDSLSGIGIENVKKRLEILYPDHYQLDIKDTETEFVVDLKIDLQNG; this is encoded by the coding sequence ATGAAAAAAAATCAAATTATCTGGATTCTGATTACCTACTGGGGTTTTAATTTTATTGGAACCATTATTACGCCCAATTTCTTTTTTCCGGAGAAGAATCTATATAACATGCATGTGCTTAGGGTAACATTTTTCATTGTAAAGATTGTGACTTTTTATCTCTCCTATTTGGTGTTCTTTCCAAAAATTTTTAAGCTGGATAAACCTTACTCTGTTATTTTTGTTTTTTTATTATCCTTTTTAGTTTTTGTGAGCTTACGTTACATGATAGAGGAGGTGGCTCTCCCTGCAACCGTTGGATTTAGAAACTATGGTGAAAAAACAGGATTGTTTTTTTATTTTTTTGATAATATTTATAATAGTTCTCTTCCTACTTTTATTGCCGGAATTCTTTGGGTATTAGGAAAGTATGGTGTCGCTGAAAATGATAAAAAGCAGCTTCTGATAGAAAAAAAACAGGCTGAGCTTCAGGCATTAAAAACCCAGATCAATCCGCATTTTATTTTTAACTCATTAAATAATATTTATTCCCTTGTTTATCAGAAATCAGAAAAAGCATTACCGGCTATTGAGGAACTCAGTCAATTGCTGCGATACAGTACAAAGGATCTTGAAAAAGACTTTATAACGCTTGATAAGGAAGTGGGATATATCGACAGCCTGATCGGGCTGGAAAAACTCAGAATCAGAAATCCGGAGTTATTGCTCATAGAAAAAAATATTCAGTATCCTCATTTGAAAATTTCTCCAATGCTCTTAGTTCCTTTTGTGGAAAATGCTTTTAAGCATGGTGACTTCCGTGATAAAGGCTTTGAAATGAGGATCTCAGACCATGATAAGGTTCTTCATTTTTATCTTTTAAACTTTAAAAAAGAAAAAATAAAAGACTCTCTTTCCGGAATCGGGATTGAAAATGTGAAGAAAAGACTGGAAATTTTATATCCCGATCACTATCAGCTAGATATAAAAGATACTGAAACAGAATTTGTTGTAGATTTAAAAATTGATTTACAAAATGGATAA